One part of the bacterium genome encodes these proteins:
- a CDS encoding energy transducer TonB, producing the protein MKKAFVISFFIHLAFLLGIFGASYVLKASAKPIYPQVYKVSLVSLPAEVSEEPETREMPGPQLPEEKAMKEPSAKKEKPKADKKAKDTKQAKASSPKSNTTGLAKGMKILSSEGGVPSDSYYLALILSKISQNWNNPYQGKRETVRAQVYFRIDKNGKLQEVKIENSSGDAIFDQSALRAVYEAKVFPPLPEEMKLATLGVHFEFEYVK; encoded by the coding sequence ATGAAAAAAGCCTTCGTCATATCATTCTTCATACACCTGGCCTTTCTGCTGGGCATCTTCGGCGCTTCCTACGTCCTGAAAGCGTCGGCCAAGCCCATCTATCCCCAGGTCTACAAGGTCAGCCTGGTCTCGCTGCCGGCAGAGGTATCTGAGGAGCCGGAAACCCGGGAAATGCCGGGTCCGCAGCTGCCGGAGGAAAAGGCCATGAAAGAGCCTTCGGCCAAAAAGGAAAAACCCAAGGCCGACAAGAAAGCCAAAGACACAAAGCAGGCAAAAGCCTCCTCCCCAAAATCCAATACCACCGGGCTGGCCAAGGGGATGAAGATACTGTCCTCCGAGGGTGGAGTGCCGTCCGATTCCTATTACCTGGCGCTGATCCTGTCCAAGATCAGCCAGAACTGGAACAACCCCTACCAGGGGAAAAGGGAAACGGTGCGGGCCCAGGTCTATTTTAGGATAGACAAGAACGGGAAGCTGCAGGAAGTGAAGATCGAGAACTCCTCCGGGGACGCCATCTTCGACCAGTCGGCCCTGCGGGCGGTGTACGAGGCCAAAGTATTCCCGCCGCTGCCCGAGGAGATGAAGCTTGCTACTTTGGGGGTGCATTTTGAGTTTGAGTACGTCAAATAA